Proteins encoded by one window of Acetivibrio thermocellus ATCC 27405:
- a CDS encoding cellulase family glycosylhydrolase gives MKKIVSLVCVLVMLVSILGSFSVVAASPVKGFQVSGTKLLDASGNELVMRGMRDISAIDLVKEIKIGWNLGNTLDAPTETAWGNPRTTKAMIEKVREMGFNAVRVPVTWDTHIGPAPDYKIDEAWLNRVEEVVNYVLDCGMYAIINVHHDNTWIIPTYANEQRSKEKLVKVWEQIATRFKDYDDHLLFETMNEPREVGSPMEWMGGTYENRDVINRFNLAVVNTIRASGGNNDKRFILVPTNAATGLDVALNDLVIPNNDSRVIVSIHAYSPYFFAMDVNGTSYWGSDYDKASLTSELDAIYNRFVKNGRAVIIGEFGTIDKNNLSSRVAHAEHYAREAVSRGIAVFWWDNGYYNPGDAETYALLNRKTLSWYYPEIVQALMRGAGVEPLVSPTPTPTLMPTPSPTVTANILYGDVNGDGKINSTDCTMLKRYILRGIEEFPSPSGIIAADVNADLKINSTDLVLMKKYLLRSIDKFPAEDSQTPDEDNPGILYNGRFDFSDPNGPKCAWSGSNVELNFYGTEASVTIKSGGENWFQAIVDGNPLPPFSVNATTSTVKLVSGLAEGAHHLVLWKRTEASLGEVQFLGFDFGSGKLLAAPKPLERKIEFIGDSITCAYGNEGTSKEQSFTPKNENSYMSYAAITARNLNASANMIAWSGIGLTMNYGGAPGPLIMDRYPYTLPYSGVRWDFSKYVPQVVVINLGTNDFSTSFADKTKFVTAYKNLISEVRRNYPDAHIFCCVGPMLWGTGLDLCRSYVTEVVNDCNRSGDLKVYFVEFPQQDGSTGYGEDWHPSIATHQLMAERLTAEIKNKLGW, from the coding sequence GTGAAAAAAATTGTTTCTTTGGTTTGTGTGCTTGTGATGCTGGTAAGCATCTTAGGCTCGTTTTCAGTCGTAGCGGCATCACCGGTAAAAGGCTTTCAGGTATCGGGAACAAAGCTTTTGGATGCAAGCGGAAACGAGCTTGTAATGAGGGGCATGCGTGATATTTCAGCAATAGATTTGGTTAAAGAAATAAAAATCGGATGGAATTTGGGAAATACTTTGGATGCTCCTACAGAGACTGCCTGGGGAAATCCAAGGACAACCAAGGCAATGATAGAAAAGGTAAGGGAAATGGGCTTTAATGCCGTCAGAGTGCCTGTTACCTGGGATACGCACATCGGACCTGCTCCGGACTATAAAATTGACGAAGCATGGCTGAACAGAGTTGAGGAAGTGGTAAACTATGTTCTTGACTGCGGTATGTACGCGATCATAAATGTTCACCATGACAATACATGGATTATACCTACATATGCCAATGAGCAAAGGAGTAAAGAAAAACTTGTAAAAGTTTGGGAACAAATAGCAACCCGTTTTAAAGATTATGACGACCATTTGTTGTTTGAGACAATGAACGAACCGAGAGAAGTAGGTTCACCTATGGAATGGATGGGCGGAACGTATGAAAACCGAGATGTGATAAACAGATTTAATTTGGCGGTTGTTAATACCATCAGAGCAAGCGGCGGAAATAACGATAAAAGATTCATACTGGTTCCGACCAATGCGGCAACCGGCCTGGATGTTGCATTAAACGACCTTGTCATTCCGAACAATGACAGCAGAGTCATAGTATCCATACATGCTTATTCACCGTATTTCTTTGCTATGGATGTCAACGGAACTTCATATTGGGGAAGTGACTATGACAAGGCTTCTCTTACAAGTGAACTTGATGCTATTTACAACAGATTTGTGAAAAACGGAAGGGCTGTAATTATCGGAGAATTCGGAACCATTGACAAGAACAACCTGTCTTCAAGGGTGGCTCATGCCGAGCACTATGCAAGAGAAGCAGTTTCAAGAGGAATTGCTGTTTTCTGGTGGGATAACGGCTATTACAATCCGGGTGATGCAGAGACTTATGCATTGCTGAACAGAAAAACTCTCTCATGGTATTATCCTGAAATTGTCCAGGCTCTTATGAGAGGTGCCGGCGTTGAACCTTTAGTTTCACCGACTCCTACACCTACATTAATGCCGACCCCCTCGCCCACGGTGACAGCAAATATTTTGTACGGTGACGTAAACGGGGACGGAAAAATAAATTCTACAGACTGTACAATGCTAAAGAGATATATTTTGCGTGGCATAGAAGAATTCCCAAGTCCTAGCGGAATTATAGCCGCTGACGTAAATGCGGATCTGAAAATCAATTCCACCGACTTGGTATTGATGAAAAAATATCTACTGCGCTCAATAGACAAATTTCCTGCGGAGGATTCTCAAACACCTGATGAAGACAATCCGGGCATTTTGTATAACGGAAGATTCGATTTTTCAGATCCGAACGGTCCGAAATGCGCCTGGTCCGGCAGCAATGTTGAGCTGAATTTTTACGGCACGGAAGCAAGTGTGACTATCAAATCCGGCGGTGAGAACTGGTTCCAGGCTATTGTAGACGGCAATCCTCTTCCTCCTTTTTCGGTTAACGCTACTACCTCTACCGTAAAGCTTGTAAGCGGTCTTGCAGAAGGAGCTCATCATCTTGTATTGTGGAAGAGGACAGAGGCATCCTTGGGAGAAGTTCAGTTCCTTGGGTTTGATTTTGGTTCAGGAAAGCTTCTTGCCGCACCGAAGCCTTTGGAAAGAAAGATTGAGTTTATCGGAGACTCCATCACATGTGCATACGGAAATGAAGGAACAAGCAAGGAGCAGTCTTTTACACCGAAAAATGAAAACAGCTATATGTCTTATGCGGCAATTACAGCCCGTAATTTGAATGCAAGTGCAAATATGATTGCGTGGTCCGGAATCGGACTTACCATGAACTACGGCGGAGCCCCCGGACCTCTTATAATGGACCGTTATCCTTATACCCTTCCTTACAGCGGAGTCAGATGGGATTTTAGCAAATATGTGCCTCAGGTTGTTGTAATCAATCTTGGTACCAATGATTTTTCTACATCATTTGCAGATAAAACAAAGTTTGTAACGGCATATAAAAACCTTATAAGTGAAGTTCGCAGGAACTATCCGGATGCCCATATATTCTGCTGTGTCGGTCCGATGCTTTGGGGAACGGGCCTGGATTTGTGCCGCAGTTATGTTACGGAAGTTGTAAATGATTGTAACAGAAGCGGGGATTTAAAGGTGTATTTTGTTGAGTTTCCGCAGCAGGACGGAAGCACCGGATACGGAGAAGACTGGCATCCAAGTATTGCCACCCACCAGCTGATGGCTGAGCGGCTTACTGCGGAAATAAAAAACAAGCTTGGATGGTAA
- a CDS encoding GDSL-type esterase/lipase family protein, with translation MYKSKNLAAKVLSTLLIFITVISLINMEAPAASKTIKIMPVGDSCTEGMGGGEMGSYRTELYRLLTQAGLSIDFVGSQRSGPSSLPDKDHEGHSGWTIPQIASNINNWLNTHNPDVVFLWIGGNDLLLNGNLNATGLSNLIDQIFTVKPNVTLFVADYYPWPEAIKQYNAVIPGIVQQKANAGKKVYFVKLSEIQFDRNTDISWDGLHLSEIGYKKIANIWYKYTIDILRALAGETQPNPSPSSTPNTTKTIKIMPVGDSCTEGMGGGEMGSYRTELYRLLTQAGLSIDFVGSQRSGPSSLPDKDHEGHSGWTIPQIASNINNWLNTHNPDVVFLWIGGNDLLLSGNVNATGLSNLIDQIFTVKPNVTLFVADYYPWPEAVKQYNAVIPGIVQQKANAGKKVYFVKLSEIQFDRNTDISWDGLHLSEIGYTKIANIWYKYTIDILKALAGQTQPTPSPSPTPTDSPLVKKGDVNLDGQVNSTDFSLLKRYILKVVDINSINVTNADMNNDGNINSTDISILKRILLRN, from the coding sequence ATGTACAAATCGAAAAATTTAGCAGCAAAAGTATTATCAACTCTATTAATCTTCATTACGGTTATATCGTTAATAAATATGGAAGCACCGGCTGCGTCAAAAACGATAAAAATCATGCCTGTCGGAGATTCCTGCACCGAAGGTATGGGTGGAGGAGAGATGGGTTCTTACCGTACGGAATTGTACAGACTGTTGACACAAGCCGGGCTCAGTATTGACTTTGTTGGTTCGCAAAGAAGCGGGCCAAGCAGTTTGCCCGACAAAGATCATGAAGGTCACTCAGGATGGACGATTCCCCAGATAGCAAGCAATATCAACAACTGGCTTAATACCCATAACCCCGACGTGGTATTTCTGTGGATTGGAGGAAATGACCTGCTTTTGAACGGAAACTTGAACGCAACAGGCCTTAGTAATCTTATAGACCAGATTTTCACGGTGAAACCCAATGTAACACTGTTTGTGGCCGATTATTATCCGTGGCCTGAAGCGATTAAGCAATACAATGCGGTGATTCCGGGAATAGTTCAGCAGAAGGCCAATGCCGGCAAGAAAGTTTATTTTGTAAAGCTTAGTGAGATTCAGTTTGACAGGAACACCGATATTTCATGGGATGGTTTGCACTTGAGCGAAATAGGATACAAAAAGATTGCAAATATTTGGTACAAGTATACGATTGACATACTGAGAGCTTTGGCTGGAGAAACACAGCCAAACCCAAGTCCAAGCTCAACTCCGAATACGACGAAAACGATAAAAATCATGCCTGTCGGAGATTCCTGCACCGAAGGTATGGGTGGAGGAGAGATGGGTTCTTACCGTACGGAATTGTACAGACTGTTGACACAAGCCGGGCTCAGTATTGACTTTGTTGGTTCGCAAAGAAGCGGGCCAAGCAGTTTGCCCGACAAAGATCATGAAGGTCACTCAGGATGGACGATTCCCCAGATAGCAAGCAATATCAACAACTGGCTTAATACCCATAACCCGGATGTGGTATTTCTGTGGATTGGAGGAAATGACCTGCTTTTGAGCGGAAACGTGAATGCAACAGGCCTTAGTAATCTTATAGACCAGATTTTCACAGTGAAACCCAATGTAACACTGTTTGTGGCCGATTATTATCCGTGGCCTGAAGCGGTCAAGCAATACAATGCGGTGATTCCGGGAATAGTTCAACAGAAGGCCAATGCCGGCAAGAAAGTTTATTTTGTAAAGCTTAGTGAGATTCAGTTTGACAGGAACACCGATATTTCATGGGATGGTTTGCACTTGAGCGAAATAGGATACACAAAGATTGCAAATATTTGGTACAAGTATACGATTGACATACTAAAAGCTTTGGCAGGACAAACGCAGCCAACTCCAAGTCCGTCTCCGACTCCCACAGATTCTCCTCTGGTTAAAAAAGGTGATGTTAATTTGGACGGTCAGGTCAATTCGACAGATTTCAGCCTTTTGAAAAGATATATACTGAAAGTTGTGGATATAAATTCAATAAATGTGACAAATGCTGATATGAACAATGATGGCAATATCAACTCTACAGACATTTCAATACTAAAGAGAATACTTCTTAGAAATTAG
- a CDS encoding response regulator transcription factor, whose protein sequence is MKILLVEDEVRLSEALVHTLKKNNYIVDVAFDGITGQQMAETNMYNVIILDRMLPKKDGLDVLRDLRKQGVTTPVLILTAKDSVKNRVEGLDSGADDYLTKPFSKSELLARIRALGRRQSEIFVNEEINIGNMSFNCMKGEIKVNGQTIKLTSKESQILEILIKNKNIVVSKEQLLEKVWGFQTDIELNNIEVYLSYLRKKLSKLDCGIVIETIRARGYCLKEAL, encoded by the coding sequence ATGAAAATACTGCTTGTCGAAGATGAAGTACGCCTTTCCGAAGCACTTGTACATACTTTAAAAAAGAACAATTACATAGTTGACGTCGCTTTTGACGGGATAACAGGCCAGCAGATGGCTGAGACAAATATGTACAACGTCATTATCCTTGACAGAATGTTGCCCAAAAAAGACGGGCTTGACGTTTTAAGAGATCTCAGAAAACAGGGTGTCACAACTCCTGTTCTGATTCTAACCGCCAAAGATTCGGTAAAAAACAGAGTTGAAGGTCTTGACAGCGGCGCCGACGATTATCTGACAAAACCTTTTTCCAAAAGCGAATTACTTGCAAGAATACGAGCTTTGGGAAGAAGACAAAGCGAAATATTTGTAAATGAAGAAATAAATATAGGAAACATGAGCTTTAACTGCATGAAGGGAGAAATAAAAGTAAACGGGCAAACCATAAAACTTACGTCAAAAGAATCGCAAATTTTGGAAATACTCATTAAAAACAAAAACATAGTGGTTTCAAAAGAGCAACTCCTTGAGAAAGTATGGGGCTTTCAAACAGATATTGAGCTTAACAATATTGAAGTATATCTCTCATATCTTAGAAAAAAACTTTCAAAACTGGACTGCGGAATTGTGATTGAGACAATAAGAGCAAGGGGCTATTGCCTTAAGGAGGCACTGTAA
- a CDS encoding sensor histidine kinase, protein MFKKLKIKFVMTNIVSITTILVIIFFGIYLSVKAFLKLQADIILYTIANEEKLNSNFDSGFVRFFSIKIDTSGKIIGYLMNINISSEEMETLKEKVIEKGETRGKISNDKFKFKFLKIPKEYGYIIVFLDYTVEEKMYKPLIIISIYIVLLSIVLVFTVSFFLANRSIKPIKTSWEKQTAFIADASHELRTPLAVINSNLEIVMENENETVGSQMKWLGNIQSELERMKKLVDDLLFLARADAEDEMPKEYFDLSRLVHKIYDEFTPLCQKKSLEFLLDAKDNIVFYGNEFRIKQLITILLDNAIKFTGEGGKIILKLKVHANSIQLSVSDTGEGIAKEHIDKIFDRFYRVDKSRSRNHGGSGLGLAIAKCIVNEHKGTIDVFSEVSRGTEFTVSLPYKASQC, encoded by the coding sequence ATGTTTAAAAAGCTTAAAATAAAATTTGTCATGACCAATATTGTCAGCATAACAACCATTCTGGTTATTATTTTTTTTGGTATATATTTGTCAGTAAAGGCGTTTTTGAAACTTCAGGCCGATATAATACTGTACACCATTGCAAATGAAGAAAAACTAAATTCAAATTTTGATTCCGGATTTGTAAGATTCTTTTCTATAAAAATAGACACATCAGGAAAAATTATCGGGTATCTGATGAATATCAACATTTCCAGTGAAGAAATGGAAACACTCAAAGAAAAAGTAATAGAAAAAGGAGAAACAAGAGGAAAAATTTCAAATGACAAGTTCAAATTTAAATTTTTGAAAATTCCCAAGGAATATGGATATATAATTGTATTTCTTGATTACACTGTAGAAGAAAAAATGTACAAACCACTCATTATCATAAGTATCTATATTGTTCTATTGTCCATAGTACTGGTTTTTACAGTAAGTTTTTTCCTTGCAAACAGATCCATAAAACCAATAAAAACCTCCTGGGAAAAGCAGACTGCTTTTATTGCTGACGCATCCCATGAACTCAGGACACCTCTCGCAGTAATAAATTCCAACCTGGAAATAGTGATGGAAAACGAAAATGAAACTGTCGGAAGTCAAATGAAGTGGCTTGGTAACATCCAAAGCGAATTGGAGCGCATGAAAAAACTTGTTGACGATTTATTGTTTCTGGCAAGAGCGGATGCTGAAGATGAAATGCCTAAGGAATATTTTGATTTAAGCAGGCTTGTACACAAAATTTATGACGAGTTTACACCCCTTTGCCAAAAGAAAAGCTTGGAATTTTTATTGGACGCTAAAGACAATATTGTGTTTTACGGCAACGAATTTCGCATAAAACAGCTCATAACAATATTATTGGACAATGCAATAAAGTTCACGGGTGAAGGAGGAAAAATCATACTTAAGTTAAAAGTGCATGCAAACAGTATTCAATTGTCTGTCAGCGATACAGGAGAAGGCATTGCCAAAGAACATATTGACAAAATTTTTGACAGATTTTACAGGGTGGACAAATCCCGTTCACGAAACCACGGAGGCTCGGGATTGGGCTTGGCCATTGCCAAATGCATAGTAAATGAACATAAAGGCACCATCGATGTTTTCAGTGAAGTGTCCAGAGGAACGGAATTTACAGTATCTTTGCCATATAAAGCATCCCAGTGTTAA
- a CDS encoding IS256-like element ISCth4 family transposase, with the protein MARKRIITPEKKELIRNLISEYNITSAKDLQEALKDLLGDTIQNMLEAELDEHLGYEKYESTEEAKSNYRNGYTSKTLKSSVGQVEIDIPRDRNAEFEPKIVPKYKRDISEIENKIIAMYARGMSTREINEQIQEIYGFEVSAEMVSKITDKILPQIEEWQKRPLGEVYPIVFIDAIHFSVKNDGIVSKKAVYIVLAIDIEGQKDVIGIYVGENESSKFWLSVLKDLKNRGVKDILILCADALSGIKDAINAAFPNTEYQRCIVHQIRNTLKYVSDKGRKEFARDLKRIYTAPNEKAGYDQMLEVSEKWEKKYPAAMKSWKSNWDVICPFFKYSEELRKIMYTTNTIESLNSSYRRINKSRTVFPGDQSLLKSIYLATVKITSKWTMRYKNWGLILGQLQIMFEGRI; encoded by the coding sequence ATGGCAAGAAAAAGGATAATAACACCAGAAAAGAAAGAGCTTATCAGAAATCTCATTTCTGAGTACAACATTACTTCAGCAAAGGATTTGCAGGAAGCATTGAAGGATCTGCTCGGAGATACGATACAAAATATGTTGGAAGCAGAGCTGGATGAACATCTCGGATATGAAAAGTACGAATCAACTGAAGAAGCGAAATCAAATTACCGTAACGGGTACACATCAAAAACATTAAAGTCAAGTGTAGGGCAAGTAGAAATAGATATCCCGCGGGACCGGAATGCAGAATTCGAGCCGAAAATTGTTCCCAAGTATAAAAGGGACATTTCAGAAATTGAAAATAAAATAATAGCAATGTATGCGCGGGGGATGTCTACCAGAGAAATCAATGAGCAGATACAGGAAATCTACGGATTTGAAGTATCTGCCGAGATGGTAAGTAAGATCACTGATAAAATACTACCTCAGATAGAAGAGTGGCAGAAAAGGCCTCTGGGAGAGGTTTATCCGATAGTATTTATTGACGCAATTCATTTTTCAGTAAAAAATGACGGCATTGTTTCGAAGAAGGCCGTATATATTGTGCTGGCAATTGATATAGAAGGGCAGAAAGATGTTATCGGTATTTATGTAGGAGAAAATGAGAGCTCAAAATTCTGGCTGAGTGTCTTAAAAGACCTTAAAAACAGAGGAGTTAAAGACATCCTGATTCTCTGTGCTGATGCACTTTCAGGGATAAAGGATGCAATCAATGCGGCTTTTCCGAATACTGAATATCAGAGGTGTATAGTACACCAGATAAGAAACACGCTAAAGTATGTGTCAGATAAAGGCCGAAAGGAATTTGCCAGGGACTTGAAACGGATATATACGGCTCCGAATGAGAAGGCAGGGTACGACCAGATGCTTGAGGTTTCAGAGAAATGGGAGAAGAAATACCCGGCAGCTATGAAGAGCTGGAAGAGCAATTGGGATGTTATTTGTCCATTTTTTAAGTATTCGGAGGAACTACGTAAAATCATGTATACGACCAATACTATTGAGAGCCTGAATAGCAGTTATAGAAGGATAAACAAATCAAGGACAGTATTTCCTGGCGACCAGTCACTTTTAAAGAGCATATATTTAGCTACAGTAAAGATTACTTCAAAATGGACGATGCGTTACAAAAACTGGGGTTTGATACTGGGACAGCTACAGATTATGTTCGAAGGGCGTATATAG
- a CDS encoding RluA family pseudouridine synthase, which yields MNLKYTVDKETSGKTVKHILKKQLKLSERLIKKLKRQGKILCNNRPVYVNAVVCENDIIEVDLDFDDSGIFIQPEDIPIDIIYEDEFLIALNKQPGIVVHPTCSHPGGTLANAVAFHLQKKGIVKKIRPVIRLDRDTSGIIIFAKNPYCQEFLIRQMNDKTFIKEYIGIVHKVLENDNGTIDLPIARKPGSIMLRHISPDGDPAVTHYTVLERLNGATLVKFRLETGRTHQIRVHCQAIGHPLLGDTLYPFEDTPYSLSGNNPHITQANTPSITSGIITRQALHSQRAVFLHPFTKKILEITAPIPEDMKSALEILRK from the coding sequence TTGAATCTAAAGTATACAGTCGATAAAGAAACTTCGGGCAAAACCGTAAAACATATACTGAAAAAGCAGCTAAAGCTTTCCGAAAGGCTTATTAAAAAGCTAAAACGTCAAGGCAAAATTTTGTGCAACAACCGTCCTGTTTATGTCAATGCCGTTGTATGCGAAAACGATATAATCGAAGTTGATCTCGACTTTGATGATTCGGGTATTTTTATCCAACCCGAAGACATACCCATAGATATAATCTATGAAGATGAATTTCTTATTGCTTTAAACAAGCAGCCCGGCATCGTGGTTCATCCGACATGCTCACACCCCGGCGGCACCCTTGCCAATGCCGTGGCATTTCACCTTCAGAAAAAAGGAATTGTAAAAAAGATTCGCCCGGTTATAAGGCTGGACAGAGATACTTCGGGCATCATCATATTTGCAAAAAATCCATATTGCCAGGAATTTCTCATTCGCCAGATGAACGACAAAACTTTCATCAAAGAATACATTGGCATTGTGCACAAGGTATTGGAAAATGACAACGGAACAATAGATCTTCCCATTGCCAGAAAGCCCGGAAGCATTATGCTTAGGCACATTTCTCCTGACGGTGATCCTGCCGTGACACACTACACGGTACTTGAGCGTCTTAACGGCGCCACCCTGGTAAAATTCAGACTGGAGACCGGCAGGACTCATCAGATAAGGGTTCACTGCCAGGCAATCGGTCATCCCCTTCTGGGTGACACTCTGTACCCTTTTGAAGATACTCCATACTCTCTTTCGGGAAATAACCCCCATATTACCCAAGCCAACACTCCTTCCATAACTTCGGGAATTATCACAAGGCAAGCACTTCATTCCCAAAGAGCAGTCTTTTTGCATCCTTTTACAAAAAAAATCCTTGAAATTACCGCTCCTATACCCGAAGACATGAAATCTGCTTTGGAAATATTGAGAAAATAA
- a CDS encoding MerR family transcriptional regulator, translating into MEVIKDRYSITELSGYLNVTDHTLRYYEREFNLYVPKDKRGRRYYTPELANIMYKIKTMRDEGLEIKAIKKILQSENVITEPPPVVTEDISVPVAKHNYGENLVDIKTFFQEFEKQLTNSVALEVELAKEHMTNELNKTKLELGACLENNIRRLESKLDKHFENVDRSISMWREKNKDSLLKRLKKKVFK; encoded by the coding sequence GTGGAAGTTATAAAAGACCGTTATTCTATCACAGAACTTAGCGGATATCTTAATGTTACCGATCATACCTTAAGATATTATGAGAGGGAGTTTAATCTGTATGTCCCAAAGGACAAAAGGGGCAGGAGATACTACACTCCGGAGCTTGCCAATATTATGTACAAGATTAAGACCATGAGGGATGAAGGACTTGAAATTAAAGCCATAAAAAAAATTCTCCAATCGGAGAATGTAATAACGGAGCCTCCACCGGTCGTAACCGAGGATATTAGTGTGCCTGTTGCAAAGCATAATTACGGCGAAAACCTCGTTGATATAAAAACTTTCTTTCAGGAATTTGAAAAACAACTGACCAACAGCGTCGCCCTCGAGGTAGAGCTGGCAAAAGAACACATGACCAACGAACTTAATAAAACAAAGCTTGAACTGGGTGCATGTCTCGAAAACAATATCAGACGACTTGAGAGCAAGCTTGACAAGCATTTTGAAAATGTTGACCGTTCCATATCAATGTGGAGGGAAAAAAACAAAGACAGCCTCTTAAAACGCCTCAAAAAAAAGGTTTTCAAATAG
- a CDS encoding response regulator, with product MRILIAEDDYASRKFLYKFLSAYGECDITIDGIEAVDAFMLALDEGKPYDLVCLDIMMPKLDGTRALKAIRDVEKQRGIEGDSRVKVIMTTALNDTTNVYNAFDSGCEAYAAKPIDTKKFTEVLKRIGLISECETK from the coding sequence ATGAGGATACTTATTGCAGAAGACGACTATGCAAGCAGGAAGTTTTTGTACAAGTTTCTTTCCGCCTACGGGGAATGTGACATTACAATAGACGGAATTGAAGCAGTAGATGCATTTATGCTCGCTCTTGACGAAGGAAAACCCTATGACCTGGTATGCCTCGATATTATGATGCCAAAGCTTGACGGAACAAGGGCCTTAAAGGCAATAAGGGATGTGGAAAAGCAAAGGGGAATTGAAGGAGACAGTCGGGTCAAAGTTATAATGACAACGGCCTTAAATGACACTACAAATGTCTATAACGCTTTTGATTCAGGATGTGAGGCCTATGCGGCAAAGCCCATAGACACAAAGAAGTTTACCGAAGTTTTAAAGAGAATTGGACTAATCAGCGAGTGTGAAACAAAATAG